One genomic region from Sandaracinaceae bacterium encodes:
- a CDS encoding protein kinase, whose amino-acid sequence MVERQLKSGPERIGPFEIERRLGAGGMAEAFEGVRRGPGGFEQRVCVKRVLPAYSTDRDFVKLFEREARVAASLSHRNVTRVVDFGSDGGCHYLALELVEGMDLRRLLRVLPEPRQVPVQLVALLGMEIAEALQHAHTRGGRLGVVVHRDVSPANIMVSLDGDVKLTDFGISKALNESPLTRSEHVRGNVWYMAPEQLEGVTRNDPRSDLFSLGVVLFECLAGQRPYRGATDVAAMMALSEGRRTPIREVAPHLPESMSMIVERLLARRPEDRFQDAGALAEALAPLTSVASARRALGQVVRDLRDREPRRRRRAQVAVDDPRPAPPTAPQSAPEPPSEPVVAGLGPDRGPKPRWRPYAMAPGVWANADRAAELRRRGGGSAPQLAASVASSAPAERSPFSGHTSTAPVLPVARAVWVGALVAAFFVLALLSLACAWLFLF is encoded by the coding sequence ATGGTCGAACGACAACTGAAAAGCGGGCCAGAGAGGATCGGCCCGTTCGAGATCGAGCGGCGCCTGGGCGCAGGAGGCATGGCCGAGGCGTTCGAGGGCGTGCGGCGAGGGCCCGGGGGGTTCGAGCAGCGGGTGTGCGTCAAGCGGGTGCTGCCGGCGTATTCGACCGACCGCGACTTCGTGAAGCTCTTCGAGCGCGAGGCGCGCGTGGCGGCGTCGCTGTCGCACCGGAACGTCACCCGGGTCGTCGACTTCGGCTCGGACGGCGGCTGCCATTACCTGGCGCTGGAGCTGGTCGAGGGGATGGACCTGCGCCGGCTCCTCCGCGTCCTGCCCGAGCCGCGACAGGTCCCCGTCCAGCTCGTGGCGCTGCTCGGGATGGAGATCGCCGAGGCGCTGCAGCACGCCCACACCCGCGGCGGGCGGCTGGGCGTCGTCGTGCACCGGGACGTCTCGCCCGCGAACATCATGGTGAGCCTCGATGGCGACGTGAAGCTCACGGACTTCGGCATCTCGAAGGCGCTCAACGAGTCGCCCTTGACCCGGAGCGAGCACGTGCGGGGCAACGTCTGGTACATGGCGCCGGAGCAGCTCGAGGGGGTCACGCGAAACGACCCGCGCAGCGACCTCTTCTCGCTCGGTGTGGTGCTCTTCGAGTGCCTCGCGGGCCAGCGGCCCTATCGAGGGGCGACGGACGTGGCGGCGATGATGGCGCTCAGCGAGGGCCGTCGAACCCCCATTCGCGAGGTCGCGCCCCATCTCCCCGAGTCCATGTCGATGATCGTCGAGCGCCTCCTCGCGCGCCGCCCCGAAGACCGCTTCCAGGACGCGGGAGCGCTGGCCGAGGCCCTCGCGCCGCTGACATCGGTCGCGTCGGCGCGCCGCGCGCTCGGCCAGGTGGTGCGCGACCTCCGGGACCGCGAGCCACGACGACGTCGGCGCGCGCAGGTGGCCGTCGACGATCCGCGCCCCGCGCCGCCGACGGCGCCACAGAGCGCTCCCGAGCCGCCGAGCGAGCCGGTCGTGGCGGGCCTGGGTCCCGACCGCGGCCCGAAGCCGCGCTGGCGTCCCTACGCGATGGCGCCGGGTGTCTGGGCCAACGCCGACCGGGCGGCGGAGCTGAGGCGGCGGGGTGGTGGCTCGGCGCCGCAGCTCGCCGCGAGCGTCGCCTCGTCCGCCCCCGCCGAGCGCTCCCCGTTCTCGGGGCACACCTCGACCGCGCCGGTGCTGCCGGTGGCGCGCGCGGTCTGGGTGGGGGCGCTCGTGGCGGCGTTCTTCGTGCTCGCCCTGCTCAGCCTCGCCTGCGCCTGGCTGTTCCTGTTCTGA
- the yccX gene encoding acylphosphatase: MAQKRIHLVVRGRVQGVYFRASAQREARGLGLTGWVKNRNDGAVELVAEGEEDQVKDFLAWAQHGPSTARVDKVETRWRSYTGEYPDFRIVTR, translated from the coding sequence ATGGCACAGAAGCGAATTCACCTCGTCGTGCGCGGTCGGGTTCAGGGCGTGTACTTCAGAGCCTCCGCGCAGCGTGAAGCGCGGGGCCTCGGCCTCACGGGCTGGGTGAAGAACCGCAACGATGGGGCCGTGGAGCTCGTCGCCGAAGGCGAGGAGGACCAGGTGAAGGACTTCCTCGCCTGGGCGCAACACGGCCCCTCGACCGCGCGCGTCGACAAGGTCGAGACGCGATGGCGAAGCTACACCGGCGAATATCCCGACTTCCGGATCGTGACCCGCTGA
- a CDS encoding PPC domain-containing protein: MTRLPLTFAALLSFACAGAPAPQTETSTEATPAPDAADQARDLLERLEAVAQMPSDERAAALDAIDAIELTSPTLVDTQRICLRMHRDTLVLEARHRAFEERMGGVDPATLSPAEQTAARDEADALRTDATALEALMNRCVDALTAAIEEHGLEEEYGEASSEPVAGAVDGELTDEDPRDDGDRPHDDYPIELEAGWGLEVQMTSGDFDTFVTLIGPGGSSVAEDDDGGEGTNSRLVYQPEASGVYIIRATTYQGGGRGAYHLIVRAGPLAE; encoded by the coding sequence ATGACGCGTCTCCCGCTCACGTTCGCCGCGCTGCTCTCGTTCGCCTGCGCGGGAGCCCCCGCTCCGCAGACCGAGACCTCCACGGAGGCGACGCCCGCGCCCGACGCCGCGGACCAGGCCCGTGACCTCCTCGAGCGGCTCGAAGCCGTCGCGCAGATGCCGTCCGACGAGCGGGCCGCCGCGCTCGACGCCATCGACGCCATCGAGCTGACCTCCCCGACGCTCGTCGACACGCAGCGCATCTGCCTCCGCATGCATCGGGACACCCTGGTGCTCGAGGCGCGCCATCGCGCGTTCGAGGAGCGGATGGGGGGCGTCGACCCGGCGACGCTCTCGCCGGCGGAGCAGACCGCGGCGCGGGACGAGGCCGACGCCCTGCGGACCGACGCCACCGCGCTCGAGGCGCTGATGAACCGCTGCGTCGACGCGCTGACCGCCGCCATCGAAGAGCACGGCCTCGAGGAGGAGTACGGGGAGGCGAGCTCGGAGCCGGTGGCGGGCGCGGTCGACGGCGAGCTGACCGACGAGGACCCGCGGGACGACGGCGACCGCCCCCACGACGACTACCCGATCGAGCTCGAGGCGGGGTGGGGTCTCGAGGTCCAGATGACGAGCGGCGACTTCGACACCTTCGTGACCCTGATCGGCCCCGGGGGGTCCTCCGTCGCGGAGGACGACGACGGCGGCGAGGGGACGAACTCGCGCCTCGTCTACCAACCCGAGGCGAGCGGCGTGTACATCATCCGGGCGACGACCTACCAGGGTGGCGGCCGCGGCGCGTATCACCTGATCGTTCGAGCGGGCCCGCTCGCGGAGTGA
- a CDS encoding DUF1385 domain-containing protein, with product MSDTKPYIGGQAVIEGVMMRAPGCMTVAVRKPDGGIAITEGPLVSRMAGSKLWKLPGFRGVMTLVESLKLGYSALRFSAEQQMTEEERAKGGGGGAMWISVVAALLIFVALPQLAAERTGSFLGLDLDVQDWQFHALTGGFKLLVFTLYLFAISRLEDVRRVFQYHGAEHKTIFAYEAGLPLTVENVRAQSTLHPRCGTTFLIVVILVSILVGSAVTPLLLPTADGLEAQLLTLAIRIGLLPPIAAISYELQRLSARYCTTGPLQVLLWPGFLFQKITTREPDDQQIEIAIAAMRAAMWREETGEDAEADASPLEFPSFESFLEGVETLRPLRAAA from the coding sequence GTGAGCGACACGAAGCCGTACATCGGCGGCCAGGCCGTCATCGAGGGCGTCATGATGCGTGCGCCCGGTTGCATGACCGTGGCCGTCCGCAAGCCGGACGGGGGCATCGCCATCACCGAGGGGCCGCTGGTCTCCCGGATGGCAGGCTCCAAGCTCTGGAAGCTCCCCGGGTTCCGCGGCGTCATGACGCTGGTCGAGTCCCTCAAGCTCGGCTACTCGGCGCTGCGCTTCAGCGCCGAGCAGCAGATGACCGAGGAGGAGCGCGCCAAGGGCGGCGGCGGCGGCGCGATGTGGATCTCCGTCGTCGCGGCGCTCTTGATCTTCGTGGCGCTGCCTCAGCTCGCCGCCGAGCGCACGGGCAGCTTCCTCGGCCTCGATCTCGACGTGCAGGACTGGCAGTTCCACGCGCTGACCGGCGGGTTCAAGCTGCTCGTCTTCACGCTCTACCTCTTCGCCATCAGCCGGCTCGAGGACGTGCGGCGCGTGTTCCAGTATCACGGCGCCGAGCACAAGACGATCTTCGCCTACGAGGCGGGCTTGCCGCTCACGGTCGAGAACGTGCGCGCCCAGTCCACCCTGCACCCGCGCTGCGGCACGACCTTCCTCATCGTCGTCATCCTCGTGTCGATCCTCGTCGGCTCGGCGGTCACGCCGCTGCTCCTGCCGACCGCGGACGGGCTCGAAGCCCAGCTGCTCACCCTCGCCATCCGGATCGGTCTGCTCCCGCCCATCGCCGCGATCAGCTACGAGCTGCAGCGGCTGAGCGCGCGGTACTGCACGACGGGGCCGCTCCAGGTGCTGCTCTGGCCGGGCTTCCTGTTCCAGAAGATCACCACGCGTGAGCCGGACGACCAGCAGATCGAGATCGCGATCGCCGCGATGCGCGCCGCGATGTGGCGCGAGGAGACCGGCGAGGACGCCGAGGCGGACGCCTCTCCGCTCGAGTTCCCCAGCTTCGAGAGCTTCCTCGAGGGCGTCGAGACCCTGCGCCCGCTGAGGGCCGCAGCCTGA
- the prfA gene encoding peptide chain release factor 1, which translates to MLPIDRLDSLKARFSEVEEMLCQPDVASDVKRMTLLNRERSDLAEVVEVYDRYREVGTQLADDRAALSDPELREMVEEEIPVLEGELEKLEKQLELLLLPSDPNDARNTVLEIRAGTGGEEAALFAADLFRMYTRYADKVGWKVEILSTSEASAGGYKEIIALVTGNKVYSQLRFEGGVHRVQRVPATESQGRIHTSTATVAVMPEAEEVDVELDENDLEIQATGAGGPGGQHVNTTNSAVIVKHVPSGIQVRCQDERSQHKNRARALQILRAKLLERELAAAAASEAAERRGMVGSGERSEKIRTYNYPQNRVTDHRLGLTLHKLDQVVEGDLDEVFTALRTDFQATLLERESA; encoded by the coding sequence ATGCTCCCCATCGATCGCCTCGATTCGCTGAAGGCGCGCTTCTCCGAGGTGGAGGAGATGCTCTGTCAGCCCGACGTCGCCTCCGACGTGAAGCGCATGACGCTGCTCAACCGCGAGCGGAGCGACCTGGCCGAGGTGGTCGAGGTCTACGACCGCTACCGCGAGGTCGGCACTCAGCTCGCCGACGACAGGGCGGCGCTCTCCGATCCGGAGCTGCGCGAGATGGTGGAGGAGGAGATCCCCGTCCTCGAGGGGGAGCTCGAGAAGCTCGAGAAGCAGCTCGAGCTGCTGCTCCTCCCGAGCGATCCGAACGACGCGCGCAACACCGTGCTCGAGATCCGGGCCGGGACGGGCGGAGAGGAGGCCGCGCTCTTCGCCGCCGATCTCTTCCGGATGTACACGCGCTACGCGGACAAGGTCGGCTGGAAGGTCGAGATCCTCAGCACGAGCGAGGCGAGCGCGGGCGGATACAAGGAGATCATCGCGCTCGTCACCGGCAACAAGGTCTACTCGCAGCTTCGCTTCGAGGGCGGCGTGCATCGCGTGCAGCGGGTGCCCGCGACGGAGAGCCAGGGGCGCATCCACACCTCGACCGCCACCGTGGCCGTGATGCCCGAGGCCGAGGAGGTCGACGTCGAGCTGGACGAGAACGACCTCGAAATCCAGGCCACCGGCGCGGGCGGCCCGGGCGGCCAGCACGTCAACACCACCAACAGCGCGGTGATCGTCAAGCACGTGCCGAGCGGCATCCAGGTGCGCTGTCAGGACGAGCGCTCGCAGCACAAGAACCGCGCGCGCGCGCTCCAGATCCTGCGCGCGAAGCTGCTCGAGCGAGAGCTCGCGGCGGCGGCGGCCTCCGAGGCGGCCGAGCGGCGCGGCATGGTGGGATCGGGGGAGCGGAGCGAGAAGATCCGCACCTACAACTACCCTCAGAACCGCGTCACCGATCACCGACTGGGGCTGACCCTCCACAAGCTCGACCAGGTGGTGGAGGGCGACCTCGACGAGGTCTTCACCGCGCTGCGCACCGACTTCCAGGCGACCCTCCTCGAGCGAGAGAGCGCGTAG
- a CDS encoding serine/threonine-protein kinase: MTQSTRETAPSWLDPTSLPLGERLAGRYRLDAVLGEGATSRVYEALDEDTGAPVAVKVLDLSLAHAALLEQRFLREARIGTSLQHPNIARVWELGRVPETDAPYLVMERLEGMTLLESMKRRPRRSFAELLEVIEPVGRALSAAHAAGVIHRDVKPANIFLTAEGPKLLDFGISIRDGDVRLTDPSAVVGTPSNLAPEQIQLTATDHRVDIYALGVLMYRMLTGRPPFRDRDAMSLMSRIVTEEPPPPSQLVEGVSSMMDAVVMRAMAKHPEHRFDSVDALLVASKTALRMPNVPPSRPRRDETTRPELKRD; the protein is encoded by the coding sequence ATGACCCAATCCACCCGAGAGACCGCGCCGTCGTGGCTGGACCCCACCTCCCTGCCGCTCGGTGAGCGTCTCGCGGGGCGCTATCGCCTCGACGCGGTGCTTGGCGAGGGGGCGACCTCCCGGGTCTACGAGGCACTCGACGAGGACACCGGCGCGCCCGTCGCGGTCAAGGTGCTCGACCTCTCCCTCGCGCACGCCGCGCTCCTCGAGCAGCGTTTTCTGCGCGAGGCGCGCATCGGGACCAGCCTGCAGCACCCGAACATCGCTCGCGTGTGGGAGCTCGGCCGGGTCCCGGAGACGGACGCGCCCTACCTCGTCATGGAGCGCCTCGAGGGCATGACCCTCCTGGAGTCGATGAAACGGAGGCCCAGACGCTCGTTCGCCGAGCTGCTCGAAGTCATCGAGCCGGTCGGCAGAGCGCTGTCCGCCGCCCACGCCGCCGGCGTCATCCACCGCGACGTCAAACCAGCGAACATCTTCTTGACCGCTGAAGGGCCGAAGCTGCTCGACTTCGGGATCAGCATTCGTGACGGAGACGTTCGCCTGACGGACCCGAGCGCGGTGGTGGGGACGCCGAGCAACCTGGCCCCGGAACAGATCCAGCTCACCGCCACCGATCACCGGGTCGACATCTACGCGCTGGGCGTCTTGATGTATCGGATGCTGACCGGCCGACCGCCTTTCCGCGACCGCGACGCGATGAGCCTGATGAGCCGCATCGTCACCGAGGAGCCGCCCCCGCCCAGCCAGCTGGTCGAAGGCGTCAGCTCCATGATGGACGCCGTCGTCATGCGCGCGATGGCCAAGCACCCCGAACACCGCTTCGACAGCGTCGACGCCCTCCTCGTCGCGTCGAAGACCGCCCTCCGCATGCCCAACGTCCCCCCGAGCCGTCCCCGCCGCGACGAGACCACCCGCCCCGAGCTGAAGCGCGACTGA
- a CDS encoding inositol monophosphatase family protein codes for MNELSAWRDEATRIAEEAGRLLMGGWRGDARVSKKGRIDLVTDYDLKSEALLRERMGAAFPQHTLVAEEGQDRAEGEWIWYVDPLDGTTNFAHGHFFFAVSIGLAHRGKPVLGVVHAPALGVTWAGADGLGATRAGAPCRTSTAASLEDAVVGTGFPYDRGTSEENNLREASHIIPKVRGIRRCGAAALDVCLVADGTYDGYWEQKVSPWDVCAGLAIALAAGAKVSDYEGNDADARTSRLVVTNGPLHPALLGAVQRARG; via the coding sequence ATGAACGAGCTCTCAGCCTGGCGAGACGAGGCGACGCGCATCGCGGAGGAGGCGGGGCGCCTCCTGATGGGCGGCTGGCGCGGCGACGCGCGCGTCTCGAAGAAGGGCCGCATCGACCTGGTCACCGACTACGACCTGAAGAGCGAGGCGCTGCTACGCGAGCGCATGGGCGCCGCCTTCCCCCAGCACACGCTCGTGGCGGAGGAGGGGCAGGACCGCGCCGAGGGCGAGTGGATCTGGTACGTCGACCCGCTCGACGGCACGACCAACTTCGCGCACGGGCACTTCTTCTTCGCCGTCTCGATCGGCCTCGCTCACCGGGGCAAGCCCGTGCTCGGCGTGGTCCACGCGCCCGCGCTCGGCGTGACGTGGGCGGGCGCAGACGGGCTCGGCGCGACCCGGGCCGGAGCGCCTTGCCGGACCAGCACCGCGGCCAGCCTCGAGGACGCGGTCGTCGGCACCGGGTTCCCCTACGACCGAGGGACGAGCGAGGAGAACAACCTCCGGGAGGCGAGTCACATCATCCCGAAGGTGCGCGGGATCCGTCGCTGCGGCGCCGCGGCCCTCGACGTCTGCCTCGTCGCGGACGGCACCTACGACGGTTACTGGGAGCAGAAGGTGAGCCCCTGGGACGTCTGCGCGGGGCTCGCGATCGCGCTCGCTGCGGGCGCAAAGGTCAGCGATTACGAGGGGAACGACGCCGACGCGCGGACCTCGCGCCTGGTCGTGACCAACGGCCCCCTCCACCCGGCCTTGCTCGGCGCCGTCCAGCGAGCGCGCGGCTGA
- a CDS encoding Mur ligase family protein, whose translation MHVHLIGVCGTGMGALAGLLGAAGHRVSGSDKAFYPPMGPALKRWGVETREGYGPQNLEPRPDLVVIGNVCRPDHPEARAAIDAGIPYASFPATLAKEVLGARRPLVVAGTHGKTTTSTLLAFLLDRAGLDPGFLLGGVPRDFDASFALGRADGPFVVEGDEYDSAFFEKSPKLWQYRTHAGILTSVEHDHIDIYPDMESYRASFLGWVRALPEDGVLVAWAGSEAVRAVAREASCRVVYYALSTDDVGDVSPTWLAAPIAPQGGLQPFELFVGGSATRTAMSPMSGRHNVLNATAAIALAAEATGARLDELLGALRGFRGVRRRQELLGTADGVRVYDDFAHHPTAVKETLDGLRARHPDGRLWAVFEPRSATASRNLHQESYPSAFGAADVSLLAPVGRPEIAEGERLDVRAIADAIAARGRKRGAEAEAPSSLDDVLARMERDAAPGDTVVLMSNGSFGGLHDRLLAALAARAMTRA comes from the coding sequence GTGCACGTTCACCTGATCGGCGTCTGCGGCACCGGGATGGGTGCGCTGGCGGGGCTGCTCGGGGCGGCCGGCCACCGCGTCAGCGGCAGCGACAAGGCGTTCTATCCGCCGATGGGCCCGGCGCTGAAGCGCTGGGGCGTGGAGACCCGCGAGGGCTACGGGCCGCAGAACCTCGAGCCGAGACCGGACCTGGTCGTGATCGGCAACGTCTGCCGCCCGGACCACCCGGAGGCGCGCGCCGCCATCGACGCGGGCATCCCCTACGCGTCGTTCCCGGCCACCCTGGCGAAGGAGGTGCTCGGCGCGCGGCGCCCCCTCGTGGTCGCCGGGACGCACGGGAAGACCACCACGAGCACCCTGCTCGCCTTCCTCCTCGATCGCGCCGGGCTCGACCCGGGCTTCCTCCTCGGCGGCGTGCCGCGCGACTTCGACGCCAGCTTCGCGCTCGGTCGCGCCGACGGCCCGTTCGTCGTCGAGGGCGACGAGTACGACTCGGCGTTCTTCGAGAAGAGCCCGAAGCTCTGGCAGTACCGCACCCACGCCGGGATCCTCACCAGCGTCGAGCACGATCACATCGACATCTACCCGGACATGGAGAGCTACCGCGCGTCCTTCCTCGGCTGGGTACGCGCGCTCCCCGAAGACGGCGTGCTCGTCGCGTGGGCGGGGAGCGAGGCGGTGCGCGCCGTGGCCCGCGAGGCGAGCTGCCGCGTGGTGTACTACGCGCTCAGCACCGACGACGTCGGCGACGTCTCCCCCACCTGGCTCGCCGCGCCGATCGCGCCTCAAGGAGGCTTGCAACCGTTCGAGCTCTTCGTCGGAGGCTCGGCGACGCGCACCGCGATGAGCCCGATGAGCGGCCGGCACAACGTGCTCAACGCGACGGCGGCGATCGCGCTGGCCGCGGAGGCGACCGGCGCGAGGCTGGACGAGCTCCTCGGCGCGCTGCGTGGCTTTCGGGGCGTGCGCCGACGCCAGGAGCTGCTCGGCACCGCCGACGGCGTCCGGGTGTACGACGACTTCGCGCACCACCCGACCGCGGTGAAGGAGACGCTCGACGGACTCCGCGCGCGACATCCCGACGGAAGGCTCTGGGCGGTCTTCGAGCCGCGGAGCGCGACGGCCTCGCGCAACCTGCACCAGGAGAGCTACCCCAGCGCCTTCGGCGCCGCGGACGTCTCCCTGCTCGCGCCGGTCGGGCGCCCCGAGATCGCCGAAGGCGAGCGGCTCGACGTGCGGGCGATCGCGGACGCCATCGCCGCGCGCGGTAGAAAGCGCGGCGCCGAAGCCGAGGCACCCTCGAGCCTCGACGACGTGCTGGCCCGCATGGAGCGAGACGCCGCCCCCGGGGACACCGTGGTGTTGATGAGCAACGGCAGCTTCGGTGGCCTGCACGACCGGCTCCTCGCGGCGCTCGCCGCGCGCGCTATGACGCGCGCATGA
- a CDS encoding cyclic nucleotide-binding domain-containing protein, with the protein MSDPSVIPPRGRALEQAEREALLADLEEMVGTSHLFKSLDDEGRRELIESGYVIHYAAGDVIMNEGDPGTKMFLVLTGKISVETGGGDRGSIHLAELGRGACVGEVSVLTGGVRTATVRAEVDAQLVAFEKHRIQRVIDAHPRVRKLLEAMIEGRARDTVEKIIGNE; encoded by the coding sequence GTGAGCGATCCTTCGGTGATTCCCCCCCGCGGGCGGGCCCTCGAGCAGGCCGAGCGGGAGGCGCTCCTCGCCGATCTCGAGGAGATGGTCGGCACCAGCCACCTCTTCAAGTCGCTGGACGACGAGGGTCGCCGCGAGCTGATCGAGTCCGGCTACGTGATCCACTACGCCGCGGGCGACGTGATCATGAACGAGGGCGATCCCGGCACGAAGATGTTCCTCGTGCTCACCGGCAAGATCAGCGTGGAGACGGGCGGCGGCGACCGCGGCTCCATCCACCTGGCGGAGCTCGGCCGGGGCGCCTGCGTCGGCGAGGTCTCGGTGCTCACCGGCGGGGTCCGCACCGCGACCGTGCGCGCCGAGGTGGACGCGCAGCTCGTCGCGTTCGAGAAGCACCGGATCCAGCGCGTCATCGACGCACACCCGCGCGTGCGGAAGCTCCTCGAGGCGATGATCGAGGGTCGCGCCCGCGACACGGTCGAGAAGATCATCGGCAACGAGTAA
- a CDS encoding AAA family ATPase, translating to MSKLTLRLEAYEKDARQLIAEAQQLADERGNAEVEPLHLLYRLVEGTETVQQAVERAGVDPTDMMVEAEAEVRKLPRTSGSVSYLSPRMLDLLGRAEGEAARDSGAKVSVSHLLVATGQETAGPVRTVLRAVGLSAPILRAAAGGGASYASKTGSSSKSSSEPQGDPLELYGRDLTRLASQGKFDPVIGRDAELRRIMQVLARRHENNPLLVGEPGVGRNSIVRALAMRMAKSDVPKMLLERRLVSLETGALVAGAKLRGQLEERMRSVLDSIRDSGGEVIVAVPDLSALVNDKNSGGAADLFSVALSRGEVRAIAVATPDGMRKAFDENPSLSRRFVPIPVESPTFDEAVAVLRGIVSRFEMDHGVKITDPALVSAVRFARRYVPGVQLPKSAIDLIDEAAARVRVEMESVPAELDAMERRLERLRVEAHSLEDDHDRDSIEERVRIEAEIQELEPKAQEARSRWNGALERVRDVKELKEELAAAQREYDQARAVEDHGKAGELRFGTLPLLEKKLEEAEANAGEATPGDEALVRETVVEADVADVVAAWTGVPVQRMLQGEAEKLLEMEDRIGERVIGQENAVTAVSKAVRRGRVGLRDPRRPIGSFLFLGPTGVGKTELAKALAEFLFDDEHSLTRLDMSEFMEKHMVARLLGAPPGYVDSDEGGYLTEAVRSRPYSVVLFDEMEKAHPDVFNILLQVLDDGRLTDSRGRLAHFSDTVVIMTSNVGSHLILDHEGTNEELKEMIEGEILTHFRPEFLNRIDDTVIFDPLSREDLRGIVEIQLRGLGKLLADKRVRIEVSDDAKDRLVDLGYEPAFGARPLKRVILKHLQDPLAEALLRGGYGPGDVVAVDVEGGEFTFTKNS from the coding sequence ATGAGCAAGCTGACGCTGAGGCTCGAAGCCTACGAGAAGGACGCCCGGCAGCTGATCGCCGAGGCCCAGCAGCTGGCCGACGAGCGCGGAAACGCGGAGGTCGAGCCGCTGCACCTGCTGTATCGGCTGGTGGAAGGCACCGAGACGGTGCAGCAAGCCGTCGAGCGCGCCGGGGTCGACCCGACCGACATGATGGTCGAGGCCGAGGCCGAGGTGCGGAAGCTGCCGAGGACCTCTGGCTCCGTGTCCTACCTCTCCCCGCGCATGCTCGATCTGCTGGGGCGGGCCGAGGGCGAAGCGGCCCGGGACTCGGGCGCGAAGGTCTCGGTCTCTCACCTCCTCGTGGCCACGGGGCAGGAGACGGCCGGGCCGGTGCGGACCGTGCTGCGGGCGGTCGGGCTGAGCGCGCCCATCCTGCGGGCCGCGGCCGGAGGTGGCGCCTCCTACGCCTCGAAGACCGGCAGCAGCAGCAAGTCCTCGAGCGAGCCTCAGGGCGACCCCCTCGAGCTCTACGGTCGCGATCTGACCCGCCTCGCGTCCCAGGGCAAGTTCGACCCCGTGATCGGACGCGACGCGGAGCTCCGCCGCATCATGCAGGTGCTCGCGCGGCGTCACGAGAACAACCCCCTCCTGGTCGGCGAGCCCGGCGTGGGACGGAACTCGATCGTGCGCGCGCTCGCGATGCGCATGGCGAAGAGCGACGTGCCCAAGATGCTGCTGGAGCGGAGGCTCGTGTCCCTCGAGACGGGCGCGCTCGTGGCGGGCGCGAAGCTCCGAGGTCAGCTCGAGGAGCGCATGCGGAGCGTGCTCGACTCCATCCGCGACTCGGGCGGCGAGGTCATCGTCGCGGTGCCGGATCTCTCGGCCCTCGTGAACGACAAGAACAGCGGCGGCGCGGCGGACCTCTTCAGCGTCGCGCTCAGCCGAGGCGAGGTGCGCGCCATCGCCGTCGCCACGCCGGACGGAATGCGCAAGGCGTTCGACGAGAATCCGTCGCTCTCTCGCCGCTTCGTGCCCATCCCGGTCGAGAGCCCCACCTTCGACGAGGCCGTCGCCGTGCTGCGCGGGATCGTCTCGCGCTTCGAGATGGACCACGGCGTGAAGATCACCGACCCGGCGCTCGTGAGCGCGGTCCGCTTCGCGCGCCGCTACGTGCCCGGCGTCCAGCTGCCCAAGAGCGCCATCGATCTCATCGACGAGGCCGCGGCGCGCGTGCGCGTGGAGATGGAGAGCGTCCCGGCCGAGCTCGACGCGATGGAGCGGCGCCTCGAGCGGCTCCGCGTGGAGGCCCACAGCCTCGAGGACGATCACGACCGCGACTCGATCGAGGAGCGCGTGCGCATCGAGGCCGAGATCCAGGAGCTCGAGCCGAAGGCGCAGGAGGCGCGCAGCCGCTGGAACGGCGCCCTCGAGCGCGTCAGGGACGTCAAGGAGCTGAAAGAGGAGCTCGCGGCCGCCCAGCGCGAGTACGACCAGGCGCGCGCGGTCGAAGATCACGGCAAGGCGGGCGAGCTCCGCTTCGGCACCCTGCCCCTCCTCGAGAAGAAGCTGGAGGAGGCCGAGGCGAACGCGGGCGAGGCGACCCCGGGCGACGAGGCCCTCGTGCGCGAGACCGTCGTCGAGGCGGACGTCGCGGACGTCGTCGCGGCATGGACGGGTGTTCCCGTGCAACGAATGCTGCAGGGCGAGGCCGAGAAGCTGCTCGAGATGGAGGACCGGATCGGTGAGCGCGTCATCGGCCAAGAGAACGCCGTCACCGCGGTCAGCAAGGCGGTTCGACGCGGGCGCGTGGGCCTCCGGGACCCGCGGCGCCCGATCGGGAGCTTCCTCTTCCTCGGCCCCACGGGCGTGGGCAAGACCGAGCTGGCCAAGGCCCTGGCCGAGTTCCTCTTCGACGACGAGCACTCGCTGACCCGCCTGGACATGAGCGAGTTCATGGAGAAGCACATGGTGGCGCGGCTCCTCGGCGCGCCGCCGGGCTACGTCGACAGCGACGAGGGCGGCTACCTCACCGAGGCCGTGCGCAGCCGGCCCTACTCGGTCGTGCTCTTCGACGAGATGGAGAAGGCGCACCCCGACGTCTTCAACATCCTGCTGCAGGTCCTCGACGACGGCCGGCTGACCGACAGCCGCGGCCGCCTGGCCCACTTCTCCGACACGGTCGTCATCATGACGAGCAACGTGGGCAGCCACCTCATCCTCGACCACGAGGGCACGAACGAGGAGCTGAAGGAGATGATCGAGGGCGAGATCCTCACCCACTTCCGGCCGGAGTTCCTCAACCGGATCGACGACACCGTCATCTTCGACCCGCTCTCGCGCGAGGACCTGCGGGGGATCGTCGAGATCCAGCTCCGCGGGCTCGGCAAGCTCCTCGCGGACAAGCGCGTGCGCATCGAGGTGAGCGACGACGCCAAGGACCGCCTCGTCGACCTCGGCTACGAGCCAGCGTTCGGCGCGCGCCCGCTGAAGCGGGTGATCCTCAAGCACCTCCAAGACCCGCTCGCGGAGGCGCTCCTGCGTGGAGGCTACGGTCCGGGCGACGTCGTGGCCGTCGATGTGGAAGGCGGCGAGTTCACGTTCACGAAAAACAGCTGA